The Mya arenaria isolate MELC-2E11 chromosome 15, ASM2691426v1 genomic sequence tttatttacaacttattaaCAGATCTCATTGACATTTATAAGTcgacctacaatgtttttctttatactcaagataaaaaaataaaataaaattaaggggccgaaatgtctctattgaaaatcactaaggggccgaaacgtctcgagtcattttaattaaggggacgaaatggcagggccgaaacgtcttaggggccgatttggtagtaggccgatttggtaaggggccgatttgtcttgctCCCGAAACTTCAACCCGCGAAATTTTAGAGgttaaacatatgttaatattaaatgGTTATCCTAAGATTGAAAGgcaaatttctttaattttgaaacaGATTAATATGTAATGATTATTTTCTTTCGGTTTAATTCACGTTCTTTCTTATAAGTCGTgtttatctttataaaaacacaaaaacaattatcaaaacacTCGACCAATGAAAACCAACGTTTCAAAGGGGTTGTCTTCACCTCAGACATTGCAAAGCTGTTGAACGTTACATTcgaagtcatttttttttcgtttccttttaaaaatttcaattaaacgcatttgtaattcataaattttaaatattatttttgttggaTGAAAATAGGACAGTTCTATTTTTAATGcgccagaatattttttttcgaaagcATCGCCCACTCTCAGGCTCGTACACAGAAGGTTCGTACGAAGTTCTCCAACACAGACCGCCTCATCATAGTTCACGTTAGCATGGTTTATATTAACCTCATTAATGCTCGTATCTAGGGaactttatttaacatttggatatttattttgttctctAAACGCCACAAGTTGGTTGATTCATTCctatgatgtaaaaaaatatattattcaactgtaactccacaatatttatgatatttattactgtattgttaaataaaaacacaaacgtTACACGtcacttaattatttttagacaatacctttctcttatgCACTTTTGTGAAACATAAATTCAGAtcgatctgtcaacaaagcatcgtCATTTTGGAACTATCAAGCAggttatctttccgctcaatattcTTATCACTGGAagtgggatctgtcattcttggctaggaaaataagtgggatatggacgcgtagagtcgccaaaatAAAAATCGTAAACGACTCTGAAGctgctgtttatatggactaggtTTATATACGGGTTTTGATCAGGGTTCTGcaatagtctaaaataatagacgtgttatacgggattcttccaatccctaacgtctaaacgggaatgtgcaaaaaacgggggtgttttaaaaatattgaaattgtttaaagggaagtattttatggttgaaattgatcataaagagttatattcatattttaccatgtaagtgaaatgttattttgcactaaacaagcattttatgcattaaaacaagttgtttacctttccataAAACGAAAgctgactgacacagacaacaattatgcgaaggggaacaactcgatacaatcgtaatagctcggcctcctccgacaaagcttcgagatagacctcgttatacaatcgtaacaactcggccatggccgaaatgttccgagtgatttaaaactgtgccctaaagccttgcaggtgcccttcatgtatatatcattatgttttgacagaatgaaatgaaaaaaagccgtcaaactcataattataagttggatatttatttttttgtgtacggaactaatataaaataacattatctggtaatatttcttgtttttatgatattttatagacgctatatgctttaacccggaatcctgatcggaacaactacccacttttgatactaaacaatttgtacgtgaaggatttgccatatcaaaaatctaaaaaaaatccgtcaacgtacaattatttggactaggttCTGCAATGGAGGGACAGGTGCTTAGTAACTTAGTGTGAAAAGGGCTTATTCTATCAAGCTGTgatgaacataaaatataagGGATCGGgattaattgaaataacataaGGCCATCATGTCATTTTAATTAACCACAATCCCTTATATTTAATGTGAAAATCATAATGTTCAAGTTTGATGagctataaaatatgtttgcatcaacctatagttTTAAACGTTTGCATAATATATAGGGAGGATATTTTGTGCACTATGATTTTGTTTGTGTCTGAACTGAGCTGTTCAACTCTTTGCATGTCTCTGATGTTGCTGGCACAGTTACACACTATTAAACACAATCAAAAGAACATAACCTGATGAAATCATATTAACTTTAACTGTCAAACATATGtgtttcaaattatataaaCGCAAGAAGTTTCAATATGGTATAATACTTAGCTGCAATTTTGAGGACCATTATGGACCCTTATCATATTATTCTTCAGTTCAATTTAACTTTTACATGTTTTCGATATGATTATGCCTTTAACCGGACCTCATTTCTATGGACAGCCTAAAATGACAACCAGTCATCGAAGATTCTCATGAAcaaattttctataaatatgcaaaaacatgaaacatCTTGAGAATTAACTTCCTGTCTGAATTTTTATATCATTCTCATTTATGATTTAGTCATGATTACATTTCATAGTGATTTGTAAACATCTCTTAGTACTTAGCTCTTAATTGTTCTTAGTAGCATGTTATCTTTTTCAGATAAGTAATGGCGGACCAGACATTTTCATCAGTCTTAAATACTGTGTCAGTTGTGTCTCAGTTTGTCACACTGCTGTACATCGCCTTTGGCATATTGTTTGCCCATCTCTACAGGAAACGAGTGTCCACAGAAGATTACTGGGTCCTCGTCTGGCTGATATATGACTTCTTCATTCACCTCACATTGGTATTAGCGATAAATGCTATTTACAGAACTAtgctattttgatttataaagtTATATCGGGACGATTGTtgagaactttgttaaagtaaacaacattgttaatgccatcgttgttaactttcttatttctttttgctctggaagtttaatggatgcACTTGTGATATGCAGtaccagggctttttctgcccattttgggaaaaagaccctagacattttgggaatttttgcgtcgtgaaaatgcagaaattgggaaattttacagtgaaaacaaatagctgtctagtctcctgtgaattaggaaatgatttaatattagtttattttccctttaaaagacccacaatggctgaaatatcaatccttggggtgtaaatatctattgcaataaatcatgacagataatatttcatactcatctctgaatgtgatgaaaatcaatgattttctaaaaaaaaatttgctttgggaatgggtccgatagtctgATCCGTGGGTACTTTAGAAAAAGCCCTGGGTACTTTAAACTGCAttattgacaactttttcaactgtacttgttttatttaactttatgGGCACATCATCAATtagttcatgtttaaaaattaacaacaatgtaCATGGAATTACTATTGTGTCCAtgtgttatataattatgttgttttgcCTTATATTACAGGAAGGACCATTTGTCATTCTGTCACTGCTTGGAACAGTCCAGGAATCAAACCATTTTACAGCACAGTTATGTAAGTAAGACAACCACATTTGGTATTATGAAGTACTGCCAATCCAGACCCTTATTTCATGTTGATATATATACAGTGGGGGGTTTTCGGCCAAATTCCCCTcctgaaaatgtatatattttcccCCCACCcaggtaaaaataaaaaaaattaaataaaatgaggAGCATTAACCTCTAATCCATAAGCAAATGTAGCAATTTAGTGCCACTCAAGTCCCATTATGTCAATTGGatttttgaataaaaggttcaatattctgtttcaaatgaagacttaaaacaaatataactttactatctattcaccattttgaatgaatCAGAGCACAGTCTATACCGCTTAcacaattcaattcaaatcatttatttgataaaggccaccggcccaaaacaatcattatgtacaaacaaacacaaatgagACAATTACAGGTAAATGGTGAACACAAGTTACATGTGAAAATTATTTGGCATATAATATATGTAGTGATAAATGTGCATATAATACCATGTACAAAGTAGAACAACCTTATATATagttatgaataaatatatatcagtatgGTGTTTTTCAACACTGTTAtggtaaattattattcacaaaTTCTTCCCGCAGTTTTAAGGCATAGACGATAAACATTGCTAAGTTATTAACAGTGCTATCTGTTGTTGTGTTCAGTAAGAGATGAAATTTATGCATGTTCGGATTATTGTAATACTTGCTGGGGAGATATTTGATCCTCAGATCATTAAAAGTAGTGCATTTCATTATGAAATGGTACTCAGTCTCAACCTctaattgacatattttacacATTCTATTTTCATAGGTAGTATTATAATATCTGCCTGATTCAACTTCTAAATTATGGGCGGAACACCTAAGCTTAGCTAAAGCACTTCggaactttcttatttttacattatttaagtaTGGTGCATGTCTATAATCCGTGTTCAGATTTCTGAATAGGCTAAGTTTATGAGATTCTGATATTAACCTTGTCCAATCTTGCATGTATTGGTCTTTAAGTCATTGCACAATGTTGatcaagaatatattttcattttggacCAGTTGATCTATCCATACATAGCTATACCCCGtcacatttaatatatgtttaacccGTGTTGTCCAGTTGCTGTGCCCCAGTTCGTCCATATATTTGAGCATATTATAAACAAGGCGCACAAATCTATCATTTGGCATATGTAGTAtcttaagccaatattttattacttttttcatagTTTGTATATACATCGGAAATCTTCCACAATCACCAAGAACTgctatgtttgttgttttttgaggGACACACATATATCTTTTACACGCGTATATTTGGACAGATTCAATTGTGTTACGTTTTTCAGTACCCCATAATTCTGAACCATATGTTAATATTGGCgctatttttgtatcaaaaatcttaaaatacgATTTTTGGTTAAGTTGGCCAAATTTGTATAGTTTTGATAGCAACGAAATAAGTACTCGCTTCCCAGTAGTTGCCTGTTCATTTGCCATTCTTGGGAATGATAGTTGTTGTGAAAGGAAAACACCAACATATGGGAATCCGTTTACAACTTCCAATCGTTCCTTATTAAAGTACCACTTTTCAGTCTTCGAAAGTGTGCCCCCATTTTTGTAGACCATGACTTTTGTTTTCTTAGTATTGACTGTAAGGTTTAACTCCTGTGTAAAATCTGATAGTTTGTTAAGTATTCTTTGAAGGCCTACTACAGTGTCAGCCATTAAAGCTAAATCGTCTGCAAATAGTAGGCATACACAACCCAGCCTTTGGTATCTTACTAGAGTtagagagtttagtttcttcaaacactttgacaaaccttttcacaaaaccgccacCTGATGCAGCACTGACAAATCATTATttgggaaacaggtttgttgaagtgtctAAGAAAccaatcaccttatcaaactccagtaataaaacgaaggcggggctctttgaGTGGCATAgactgttttttgtttgatttaaaatggtggagaaaaagaaaagttatctatgttttaagtcatccttcaaagcaaaatgttgcctccGACggagcatttatgacgtaatttatcacgtggtattcacacactgattattatcatcaaattttataaaattgtaagTGGTACATGTATGCATGAAAAGGTATCTTATCATGTGTTACTTGCACAGATGGAAAAATCCAGTCCTAGATCACACTCTGTAGATGATTCCTCcaacattattaattttaaaatcatgataaattaagtttatatttGTACAATGGATACTTTTATTccttttcatttattgtaaattttatattggtcaatggacatttttagTAACGTTTCTTTAACTATATTTCcgtatttgaaaaaatatagaaCTAGTAAAAACTACCATGATAAAATGACTGAAATTAGTGTGTTTTTCAAGACagacaacaaaataaaagaaactaCATGAAATAtctattcaatttttttttcatgcgCACTGCAATGGTAAAGATAAAACCTATGATTTTTCTAAGGGTTCCCTGAATTGAAACTTATGCCATGAAATCTATGTCTTACAGGGAAAGAATATGCAAAGGCAGATGCTCGCTGGGGGGTATCAGACCCAACAGTGGTTTCCCTGGAGATCCTCACGGTGACGATTGTTGAGGTGTTTGTGGTGTTCACGGTGAACGGGATTGTGCAGAACAAGCCATACCGACACTTCATGCAAATCTGTCTGTGTGTTTGTGAACTGTATGGGGGTAGGTGATGCTTTCtttatgtaaatttaaatttaaaggatTTTTAGCTTAATTGTTTTTTGAGATTATGGTACATATGTATTGTAATGGCCTTGGAATCATTTTTTCTTGGTTCATTTGTATTGTAATGGCCTTGGAATCGTTTTTTCTTGGTTCATTTGTATTGTAATGGCCTTGGAATCGTTTTTTCTTGGTTCATTTGTATTGTAATGGCCTTGGAATCGTTTTTTCTTGGTTCAATTGTATTGTAATGGCCTTGGAATCGGTTTTTTCTAGGTTCATTTGTATTGTAATGGCCTTGGAATCGTTTTTTCTTGGTTCAATTGTATTGTAATGGCCTTGGAATCGGTTTTTTCTAGGTTCATTTGTATTGTAATGGCCTTGGAATCGTTTTTTCTTGGTTCATTTGTATTGTAATGGCCTTGGAATCGTTTTTTCTTGGttcatttttattgtaatgGCCTTGGAATCGGTTTTTTCTAGGTTCATTTGTATTGTAATGGCCTTGGAATCATTTTTTCTAGGTTCATTTGTATTGTAATGGCCTTGGAATCGTTTTTTCTAGGTTCATTTGTATTGTAATGGCCTTGGAATCGTTTTTTCTTGGTTCATTTGTATTGTAATGGCCTTGGAATAGTTTTTTCTTGGTTCGTTTGTATTGTGATGGCCTTTGAATCGTTTCTTCCAGGTTCATTTGTATCATGATGtctttggaatcattttttcttagaatgtttataacatataaatgaacatgtaaaaggtcaaaaaacacaatttgtttgtattttgaaagcTCTAAAATTTTGTAATGTTGTAAAATTGATCAAAATGACTTTAACTGTTACAGGCTGGATGACATTCTGTCCGGAGTGGTTGACAGGAAGCCCCAACCTAAATACGTCCAACCCGCTCTACCTGTGGGTCTACCTCGTCTTCTATAATGGACTCTGGGTCGTCATTCCTTGTTACCTGCTTTACCAGTCGTGGCTCGCCATGTCTCACGCGTTTAGCGAGACAGGGGAAGTAATGAGTGAGAAGCAGGAAACCACGGTAACAACGAATGTGTACAGGACGTACAATACACGGTCGAAAAACAGATCTGAGAAAATGGAGtaaaaatttatgttaaattgTGGATCTCAGTTACATTAGTGACTTTATATTTTACAGAGGCAAGCAACTGCATTCATTA encodes the following:
- the LOC128220697 gene encoding emopamil-binding protein-like, producing the protein MADQTFSSVLNTVSVVSQFVTLLYIAFGILFAHLYRKRVSTEDYWVLVWLIYDFFIHLTLEGPFVILSLLGTVQESNHFTAQLWKEYAKADARWGVSDPTVVSLEILTVTIVEVFVVFTVNGIVQNKPYRHFMQICLCVCELYGGWMTFCPEWLTGSPNLNTSNPLYLWVYLVFYNGLWVVIPCYLLYQSWLAMSHAFSETGEVMSEKQETTVTTNVYRTYNTRSKNRSEKME